The genomic segment GACGCCGGCTTGCCCGACACGAGCAAAACCCTGCGCTCGCGAATCCAACGCTTCATGCACAAGCTCCTGATGCTACCCAAACATGTGATGAGCTACTTCCTCCATCCAAAAGTAAACTATTGCGCATCAGGTTAATGATAAAATTATTTGCCGGGGTAATACCTGTGCCCGCTGTCGCAAGCTCAACTCAGTTTGGCCCAGCGGCACGAGTTGTTGCTCCCGGTATGGTTGGGCACTCAGGTGTTGCAGAAGGTGTCACGCCCTGGTCCCCCAGGCCAGCCTGACGAACGGGTGGCCGAGGGGTTCTACGTGGATGTGGAGTTGACCGCCGAGGTCGAGTCCAAGGAGGTGCGTTGGACGGAACGCCGCTGGCTGGTCCGTTCGAAAGCCTACGCGGTGGCCCAACAGGAGGCATTGGAGCGTCGTCTCTCGACAGCCGAGAGGTGTTTGCGTGAGTTGCCCACACGCAAGCGGGGCAAGAAGCAGTTATTTCACACGGAACTGATGGCGGCAGCGGAAGTCATCATGAAGCGTGAACGAGTGGAGGACTTGCTCAGTTGCACGGCCCAAGCGGTAATGACGAGGCAGAAGAAGCGAGGGTATGGCGGTCGCCCACCAACCGAGAAGACGGACGTGTCGTTCGAGATCGAGGTGCGCCGCGACGACAAGGCGATCGAGGAGAAGAAACGCGAGATGGGCTGGCAGGTGTACGGCACCAATGGGGTGGGGATGAGCCTGACGCAG from the Frigoriglobus tundricola genome contains:
- a CDS encoding IS1634 family transposase, translated to MAEGFYVDVELTAEVESKEVRWTERRWLVRSKAYAVAQQEALERRLSTAERCLRELPTRKRGKKQLFHTELMAAAEVIMKRERVEDLLSCTAQAVMTRQKKRGYGGRPPTEKTDVSFEIEVRRDDKAIEEKKREMGWQVYGTNGVGMSLTQVVWAYRGQYRIENDWSRLKGRPLGLTPLYLQDEVRIEGLVYLLSVALRVLTLLDWQVREGLRKDGSKLEGVYAGQAGRKTARPSAELLLGVLKTISLSVIEVNGQTHTLLSPLTKVQKRLLKLWELPTDLYGKLTRGFPKPPPKTSEP